One window of Clavelina lepadiformis unplaced genomic scaffold, kaClaLepa1.1 scaffold_132, whole genome shotgun sequence genomic DNA carries:
- the LOC143472644 gene encoding GDP-Man:Man(3)GlcNAc(2)-PP-Dol alpha-1,2-mannosyltransferase-like, with translation MATMFSCVLQIVLVSIATFFAISILLTKLIIFFIHLKQKQSRPENSLVVGFFHPFCNAGGGGERVLWCAIRSIQRRFPSAFCVVYTGDLNASSTEIVGKAKKTFGISLPREIKVVFLKRRNWVNAARYPFFTLLGQSLGSVFLGMEALLLYPPDIFLDTMGYAFTLPMFKYIAGCRTGCYVHYPTISTDMLTVVEGQTDAFNNRPIIARSRVLTFLKLMYYRMFACIYGMFGRSAEAVMVNSSWTYDHIKSLWRKDVIQKVYPPCNIHGFLNIPVKRAISEKYQNIILSIGQFRPEKNHALQIQSFHDFLLHVMENNKSDYTLVLVGGCRNEDDKRRVNELKKLAADLKVANQVVFKTNVSYEELKELLSQAHVGIHTMANEHFGIGVVEFQAASVIALAHNSGGPKMDIIQEDDGTGFLANDVDSYSKELHHIFSLPAAERDKIVQKAKLSCKRFSEEHFEETFLTSISHLFGESAKNR, from the exons ATGGCTACCATGTTTAGTTGTGTACTGCAGATCGTTTTGGTTAGCATAGCAACATTTTTTGCTATAAGTATACTTTTAACTaaattgataatttttttcatccaCTTGAAGCAAAAACAATCTCGGCCTGAGAATAGTTTGGTAGTTGGATTTTTTCAtcctttttgcaatgcagGTGGTGGGGGTGAAAGAGTTCTGTGGTGTGCAATTCGATCAATACAGCGTAG ATTTCCTTCTGCTTTTTGTGTGGTGTACACTGGAGATCTCAATGCTTCATCAACAGAAATAGTGGGAAAGGCAAAgaaaacatttggcatttCTTTGCCAAGAGAgataaaagttgttttcttgAAACGTAGAAATTGGGTGAATGCTGCAAGGTATCCATTTTTCACTTTGCTTGGGCAAAGCCTTGGCTCTGTATTTCTTGGTATGGAAGCTTTGCTGCTGTATCCTCCCGATATTTTCCTTGACACTATGGG GTACGCATTTACTCTTCCAATGTTCAAGTATATAGCTGGTTGTAGAACTGGTTGTTATGTACATTATCCAACTATCAGCACTGACATGCTCACTGTTGTAGAAGGGCAGACTGATGCATTTAATAACCGTCCTATCATTGCAAGAAGTCGAGTTTTAACTTTCCTAAAACTCATGTACTACAG GATGTTTGCATGTATTTATGGAATGTTTGGACGAAGTGCTGAAGCTGTAATGGTGAACTCATCATGGACTTATGATCATATTAAATCACTTTGGAGGAAAGATGTAATACAAAAGGTTTATCCACCTTGTAATATACATGGATTTCTGAATATTCCTGTAAAACGTGCGATCTCTGAGAAATATCAGAACATTATATTGTCTATTGGACAGTTTCGACCAGAAAAGAATCATGCTTTgcaa atACAATCATTCCATGATTTTCTACTTCATGTTATGGAGAATAATAAATCAGACTACACTCTAGTGCTTGTTGGTGGTTGCAGAAATGAAGACGACAAAA GAAGAGTAAATGAATTGAAAAAGTTAGCTGCAGATCTAAAAGTTGCCAACCAGGTTGTCTTCAAGACAAACGTATCGTATGAAGAACTTAAAGAGCTATTATCACAAGCACATGTTGGAATTCATACAATGGCAAATGAACACTTTGGCATTG GAGTTGTTGAGTTTCAAGCCGCAAGTGTAATTGCATTAGCACATAATTCTGGAGGTCCAAAAATGGACATTATTCAG GAAGATGATGGTACTGGATTTTTAGCAAATGATGTTGATTCGTATTCTAAGGAGTTGCATCATATTTTTTCGCTTCCAGCTGCGGAACGTGAtaagattgttcaaaaagctAAACTTTCTTGCAAGCGCTTTAGTGAAGAACATTTTGAGGAGACATTTTTAACAAGCATCTCCCATCTTTTTGGTGAATCAGCAAAGAATCGATAG
- the LOC143472642 gene encoding protein aurora borealis-like yields the protein MAEDVHDKYIQLGESATLPGNLLKKVQEDNEKTPKSKCIRGHITPTPNQTFLKTSSSKATHFNISQSPSCKAQFSTPKFATPAVKQNTDSSSNNEHEFSIANPFENHSTIDSLLHPSFSPSVFASVSNHTSQDTTNQSPSSFWNIDQIAIMKPADIDLSKLHEQQNFAKLDPVTEQKAQKAIDHFFASHINISSPWSSSENPHYLAIISPALPSSAARRYRLSNKENIISWPQSPKENSPGLLQGARPIHPKTDASRTVATQTAITIPSSVNLEAVLQKYYTYGDTSSQENTNSQGNELLSNSSLRRKLFFHDVDDNDDSMNDLSTNNLHQACVNPISHHLSEELDAFPMSGDSQPDCEKHPFAKQNTMTPSLKSVSFPCDTPSTCQSPFSSSPVTGGRMFDLGTPTHHTDFYNVKNSYKNFSPCSPIQLPEKKEKDKKIFLTRKVEVTHGQKEAVMGNSMGITPIKPRQHDEEVCENTETHVPGNHTPINHSPFHGH from the coding sequence ATGGCTGAAGACGTTCATGATAAATACATTCAGCTTGGTGAATCTGCAACTTTGCCTGGTaaccttttgaaaaaagtacaaGAAGATAATGAAAAAACTCCAAAATCAAAATGTATCCGTGGACATATTACTCCCACACCCAACCAAACGTTCTTGAAGACAAGTTCTTCTAAGGCTACGCATTTTAACATAAGTCAATCTCCATCATGTAAGGCGCAGTTCAgcacaccaaaatttgcaaCACCAGCTGTGAAACAAAATACTGACAGCTCAAGTAATAATGAGCATGAATTCAGCATCGCCAATCCATTCGAAAATCACAGTACAATAGATAGCCTTCTTCATCCTTCCTTTAGCCCTTCTGTATTTGCTTCTGTTAGCAATCATACATCACAGGATACAACAAATCAGTCTCCTAGCAGTTTTTGGAATATTGATCAAATTGCTATAATGAAGCCAGCTGATATTGATCTGTCAAAATTGCATGAGCAGCAAAACTTTGCTAAACTGGATCCAGTAACAGAACAGAAGGCACAGAAAGCCATTGACCACTTTTTTGCTAGTCATATTAACATTTCCAGTCCTTGGTCGTCATCTGAAAATCCTCATTATCTTGCAATTATTTCACCAGCCTTACCATCATCTGCTGCTAGACGTTATAGACTAAGTAATAAGGAAAACATCATCAGTTGGCCACAATCACCTAAAGAAAACTCTCCTGGTCTCTTGCAGGGAGCACGACCAATACACCCTAAAACAGATGCCTCAAGAACAGTTGCTACACAAACAGCAATAACTATTCCATCCAGTGTAAATCTTGAAGCTGTTTTGCAGAAATATTATACTTATGGTGACACTTCCTCACAAGAAAATACCAACAGCCAGGGAAATGAATTATTGAGCAACTCTTCCTTGCggagaaaattattttttcacgATGTTGATGACAATGATGATTCAATGAATGACCTGTCTACAAACAACTTACACCAAGCTTGTGTAAACCCTATAAGCCACCATCTTTCCGAAGAACTTGATGCTTTTCCTATGTCTGGTGACTCCCAGCCAGACTGCGAAAAGCACccatttgcaaaacaaaatacaatgaCCCCATCATTAAAATCTGTCAGCTTTCCTTGTGATACGCCTAGTACATGCCAGTCACCATTTTCATCTAGTCCCGTAACTGGTGGCCGCATGTTTGATCTTGGGACACCAACACATCATACAGATTTTTATAATGTTAAAAATTCATATAAAAACTTCTCCCCCTGTTCTCCAATCCAGCTTCCGGAAAAAAAAGAGAAagacaagaaaatttttctcACTAGGAAGGTAGAAGTGACACATGGACAGAAAGAGGCTGTTATGGGAAATAGCATGGGTATTACACCAATAAAACCCAGACAACATGATGAAGAGGTTTGTGAAAATACAGAAACTCATGTACCAGGTAATCACACTCCAATTAACCACTCACCATTCCATGGACATTAA